The Candidatus Omnitrophota bacterium genome segment AAATATCAGGCTTCCATGATCCCTGCGGCTTCCTACCCATCCGCAGAGCCTGGCGGTCTTGCCTATAGTTTTTTCATTCAATTCACAGCACGTATGCGTTCTTAACATTTCTATTCCTTTACCTTTTCCTTTATTGTAGTTATGATTTCGTCAAACTTTACCGCGGTCTGCTCTTTCGTATTCATATTCCTTAAGGCGGCTTCGCCTTTGGCTATCTCGTCTTCGCCGACTATCAGGACAAATTTCGCGCCCGCTCCATCGGCGGCCCTCATCTGCGCTTTCAGCGACTTGCCCTCAAAATCCATATCGCAGGAGACGCCGTCCTTTCTCAAATCATTTAAAAGTTCGAATGCTTTTGAATGAGCGGCCTCACCTATTGTAGCGATAAAAACATTTAACTCTTTCTTTGCCGCGGCCTCTTTAAGGACTATCATCATCCTGTCTACACCCAACGCGAACCCGCATGAGCCGACATCCGGTCCGCCCATATCTAAAGATAAGTTGTCATATCTTCCACCCGCGCCTATCGCGTCTTTGGAACCTAAGCCTTCGTGTGTTATCTCAAAAACGGTCCTTGTGTAGTAATCCAACCCTCTTACAATATAAGGATCCAGTTCATAATTTATCCCTAAGCCACTTACAAGTTTTATAGCCTTATCAAAATGCGCTCTGCAATCGCTGCATATAAAGTCGGCCTCTTTGAATATTTTCCTGACAGATTCTCTGCAACCGTCATTTTTGCAATCAAGTACCCTTAAGGGGTTCATCTTTATCCTATTTTTACAATCATCACAAAGGTGCGCGCCCTTAGCGTCATCGAATGCGGATTTAAGCATCTTTGACAAATTCTTCTTATCTTCCTTACATCCAAGGTTATTTAATTTTATCTTATATCCGCTTATACCCGCACTATCCAACAGTCTGGCTGCAAGCGAAATGACTTCAGCGTCTATTGCAGGGCTTAGTGAACCTATGGCCTCGACGCCTATTTGATGAAACTGCCTTAAGCGTCCTGCCTGCGGCCTTTCAGCCCTGAAAAATGGGCCTATGTAATACAATTTCTGGAACTGTGATGCTTTATCAAGATTATTTTCAATATACGAGCGCATAATAGGCGCAGTGCCTTCGGGACGAAGAGATATATTCCTTTCTCCTCTATCCACAAAAGAGAACATCTCCTTACTCACTATATCGGTATCCTGTCCGATATTCTTTATAAATAGCGCGGTCTCTTCGATTATCGGCGTCCTGATCTCTTCGTAATTATAGAGATGCAATACGGCGCGCGCGGCTTTTTCTGTCTGCTGCCAAAGCGGCGCCTGGGACGGTAATATATCCTTGGTCCCGCGGATCGCTTTTATCACTTCATCACCTTCTTCTTCATTATCATTCCGGACTTAAAGGTAACTATTCTCTTTTCAGGAATCGGCACGGTTACGCCCGTCTTGGGATTTCTGCCCACCCTGGCCTTTCTCGTCTTCACTTTAAATATACCGAAATTACGCAATTCAACAGTCTCGCCCTTGGTAAGGGCCAGAACTATCTGGTCCAGCGTTTTCTGCACGACCTTCTTCACATCTATCTGTTTAATGCCGGTCTCTTCCGCTATCTTAAGTACTATCTCTTTTTTTGTCATTTAAAACCTCCCCGTAGCTTGTCTATAAAATTTTGCTCAAAAAACCTTTTGAAATACACGCCCGCAGGGCTGAACTGCTCCAGTCTTCTTTTATTATTCTTAAGCCTCTCCAGGATGCTGTTTAAAAAAACATACGAATCTCTCCAATCGGCTTCGACTTTTTTAAGATTATTTTCCGCCATAAAACGCACATTATCTATCTGTAATATGTCACTGACCGGATCGGTAAGTCTGGAATATGGGGCATACTTAAAATCGAGGCCGTTCTTCAATTCATCATACTTATTTTTTATCAGCCCTTTTGTTTCTAAAAATTTCGTCTCCTCTTCTTTGCTGATAGTATCTTTTGATACCACGCCTGAATATATGGAATGAAATTTCACCCAAAATTCGAGAAAGCCGCCTACTACCTTTATATCGGATTCGATTTTTTTATCAATCATAAGATATTGTTCTATAAGGAGTTATGATAACATTGCGAGGCAGCGATTGTCAATAAGATTTAGACCTTGAAATTCACTACGTCTCTACCCAGGACTTTTTCTATATCCCTGACCAAACCTTCATGAGGCTCTACCAACAACCCCTGGCTTGCGGATACCGTCGTGCGCTTCCCGTCCGGTTTTACAAAATTTAAATATACAGGAACGCGTCCAGGGTAGCGCGACAGGACTTTTTTCAAGTTCTCGAGGCTGTTTTTCTCCAGGCCCGCGGTCAATACATTAACAAGTATGGCTTTGGTATACTTTGCCCGGACGGAGTCGAGCGTAACTATTTCATTCGCTATTATCTTGGGCTCTTCCTCCCGCAGGCTTAGCCGTCCTTTGACAAACACTATCGCGTCCGGCTTGACAAGTCCGCCATGCTTCGCGAATGTCACGGGAAAGACCAGCACCCCTACCGTGCCGTTTAGATCTTCCAGCGTAACTATGGCCATCTTTTCATTGGTCTTTTTCGTTGTGGTAAATTTCGCGCTTGAAATTATCCCGCCTATAAGCACTTCATCGCCGTCATGCATATTTCTAAGCTGAGTGGTATTGCATGTAGAATAAGTATTGAGCATCTTCTCGAATCTGGCTAGCGGATGTTTTGTTATATAAAAGCCTATCATCTCTTTTTCCTGGGCGAGCAGCTGATTTTCCGGCCATTCCGGTATATTGGGTGTGTCTTGGAATGTCTTTTTAAAATTTTCCTGGTCCTCGAACTTTTCGAAGAATGACAACTGCCCATTGAGCCTGTCTTTATGCACATCTCCGGCCGCTTCAAGAGCCTTGTCCACCATCGCTGAAAGCTGTGACCTGAAGAGCCCCAGGGAATCCATCGCTCCGCACTTTATCAGGCTCTCTACAACCTTCCTATTAACGAGCCGCGGGTCCACCTTTCCGCTGAAGTCATATATAGATTTAAATTTTCCGTTCTTCTCGCGCATTTTGATTATCGATTCTATCGCGCCGTCTCCCACGTTCTTGATAGCGGCAAGGCCAAAACGAATAGAATCGCCCACTACTGTAAAGTTGGCGTAACTTTCGTTTATGTCCGGAGGCAGAATCTTTATTCCCATCCTGCCGGCCTCATTTATATAGATAGCTATCTTATCGAGGTTATCTTTTTCACTCGTTAGAAGTGCCGCCATGAACTCCACTGAATAATTAGCTTTCAGGTAAGCTGTCCTGAAACTTATCAGGGCATACGCCGTAGAATGGGATTTATTAAACCCGTAACCGGCAAAGTACTCTATAAGATTAAATACTTTTTCTGCGGTCCGCCTCTCTATTCTATTTTTTAGGCACCCTTCCACAAAGTGCTGCCTCATCTGAGCCATTACTTCGGGCGTCTTTTTAGCCATAGCACGCCTTAAGTTATCGGCTTGAGCCAGTGTAAACCCGGCAAGACTTGAGGCTATCCTCATCGCCTGTTCCTGATATAATATGACCCCGTATGTCTCTTTTAATATCGGCTCCAAGAGTTTATGGTCATATTTCATTTCAACTTCGCCGTGCTTTCTCTTCATGAAGTCATCCAGCATACCTGAACCTATAGGCCCGGGCCTGAAAAGCGCCAGAAGCGCTATTATATCCTCGAATTTTTCCGGTTTTAATTTCTTTAAAAGATCTCTCATCCCGGAACTTTCAAGCTGGAACACGCCTATAGACTCGGCATTGGCGAGCAACTTGTATGTCTTCCTGTCATCCGATGTAATCTTTGAAAAATCTATATCGGTATTTTTTGTGCGTTTTATTATCTTTATCGCTTCACTTATTACCGTAAGAGTCCTTAAACCCAATAGGTCCATCTTAAGCAGTCCTATCTTCTCAAGGGAAGTCATTGGATATCCGGTAGAGATCTGCCCATCCTGGGTTTTGTAAAGAGGCGCGTGATTAACCAGGCCCTTTTCGCTTATTACGACTCCGGCGGCATGGGTGGAAGCATGGCGGGTAAGCCCCTCGAGGACTAAAGACGCGTCTATCAACCGGGTTATCTTAGGATCAGTCCTATATAAAGTCTTTAGCTCCGGTTCCTGTTCTATAGCGTGTTCTAAAGTTATATTAAGTTCGGTCGGGACCAGCTTCGCTATTCTGTCAACATCTCCATAAGCCATGCCCAGCGCCCTGCCCACGTCCCTGATAACCGCCTTTGCCATCATCGTTCCGAATGTTATTATCTGAGCGACATTTTCCTTGGAATATTTCTTTACGACGTAATCTATTACCTCGCCGCGCCTTTCATAGCAGAAGTCTATATCTATATCCGGCAGGCTTATCCTTTCGGGGTTTAAGAACCTTTCGAAGAGAAGGTCGTATTTTAGAGGATCTATATCGGTAATGCCCAGCGCGTAACTTACTACGCTGCCCGCGGCGCTGCCCCTTCCCGGCCCGACAGGTATGGAGTGCTCTTTAGCGTAATTTACAAGATCCCAGACTATCAAGAAGTAGCTTGGATAACCGAAGTTTTCTATAATCTTTAGTTCGTGTTCAACGCGGTGAATTATGGCTTTGTCTATATTCTCATAGCGCCTCTTTAAACCTTCCTGCACAAGATCCCGAAGATATGATTCGCGCGTCTTTCCTTCCGGCACTTTATATTGAGGCAGGTGCACCGATTTAAAATTCAATTCGAGGTTACATTTTTCCGCTATCGCAACCGTATTCTTCAGCGCTTCAGGGATCGTACTGCCGAATGTCCGGGCCATATCATTATAGGATTTAAAATAAAATTCGTCAGTCTGCAACCTCATCCTGTTAGGATCATCGATGTTTGTTTGTGTCTGTATACACAAAAGAAGGTCGTGCGCTCTCGAATGATCCCTTTCTATATAATGGACATCGTTTGTGGCAACGAGCCCTAAAGACAATTCTTTGGACATCTTTACAAGCTCTGTATTGACCGCATCCTGTTCGGGTATGCCATTGTCCTGGACCTCAAGATAAAAATTATCTTTGCCGAAGATACTTTTGTACTCGTCGGCTGTCTTCCTGGCCTGGTCAAGCTGATTGGTATGTATAAGATGGGGTATCTCTCCTTTAAGACAGCTGGAGAGGCACACGAGACCGTCCTTATGCTGTGACAATATCTCTTTATCTATGCGGGGGCGATAATAGAATCCTTCGAGAAATCCCGCGGATGTAAGTTTTAGAAGATTTTTATATCCGGTTTCATTTCTGGCGAGCAATATAAGATGGTATGACGCTTCCTGAATACCGCGGCTTGTTTTGTCAAACCTTGAGTCCGGAGCTATGTAGACTTCGCATCCTATGATGGGCTTCACTCCGACCTTCATAGCCATATCATAGAACTCTATCGCGCCGAACATATTGCCGTGATCCGTTATCGCGCAGGCAGGCATCCTATGTTCGCGTACTTTATGCAGAAGTTTTTCCAACAGGCATGCGCCATCTAAAAGGCTATACTGCGTGTGGACGTGCAGGTGCACGAAATCGGAGTGATTCATCGTGAGTCTTTACTTATGCGAGTTATTTACCCATTCCAACCCGCTGAGCGACTTGGAATACTTTTCCTTCTGTCTGTATGGACGGTGCTATAATTATTTCGGCCTTGTGCATCTGGTCGATATTTTTTGCGCCTACGTTGCCCATAGATGTCTGCAGCGCCCCCATAAGATTCTGTGAGCCGTCATCTACTTTCGCGGGGCCGAACAATATCTCTTCGAGTGTTCCCGTTACGCCCACCTTCACCCGTGTGCCGCGCGGAAGATTCGCGTGCGGCGTTGCCATGCCCCAGTGATTGCCTTTGCCCGGAGCCTCTTTTGATCTTGCGAATGCCGAGCCGACCATTACAGCGTCCGCTCCACAGGCGAAAGCTTTGCATATATCTCCGCCGGTTGTCATTCCACCGTCGGTAATAATGGGGATATATCGTTTCGATTTTTTATAGTACGTGTCCCTGGCCGCGGCGCAATC includes the following:
- the hisS gene encoding histidine--tRNA ligase, translated to MIKAIRGTKDILPSQAPLWQQTEKAARAVLHLYNYEEIRTPIIEETALFIKNIGQDTDIVSKEMFSFVDRGERNISLRPEGTAPIMRSYIENNLDKASQFQKLYYIGPFFRAERPQAGRLRQFHQIGVEAIGSLSPAIDAEVISLAARLLDSAGISGYKIKLNNLGCKEDKKNLSKMLKSAFDDAKGAHLCDDCKNRIKMNPLRVLDCKNDGCRESVRKIFKEADFICSDCRAHFDKAIKLVSGLGINYELDPYIVRGLDYYTRTVFEITHEGLGSKDAIGAGGRYDNLSLDMGGPDVGSCGFALGVDRMMIVLKEAAAKKELNVFIATIGEAAHSKAFELLNDLRKDGVSCDMDFEGKSLKAQMRAADGAGAKFVLIVGEDEIAKGEAALRNMNTKEQTAVKFDEIITTIKEKVKE
- a CDS encoding HU family DNA-binding protein — protein: MTKKEIVLKIAEETGIKQIDVKKVVQKTLDQIVLALTKGETVELRNFGIFKVKTRKARVGRNPKTGVTVPIPEKRIVTFKSGMIMKKKVMK
- a CDS encoding DNA polymerase III subunit alpha; this encodes MNHSDFVHLHVHTQYSLLDGACLLEKLLHKVREHRMPACAITDHGNMFGAIEFYDMAMKVGVKPIIGCEVYIAPDSRFDKTSRGIQEASYHLILLARNETGYKNLLKLTSAGFLEGFYYRPRIDKEILSQHKDGLVCLSSCLKGEIPHLIHTNQLDQARKTADEYKSIFGKDNFYLEVQDNGIPEQDAVNTELVKMSKELSLGLVATNDVHYIERDHSRAHDLLLCIQTQTNIDDPNRMRLQTDEFYFKSYNDMARTFGSTIPEALKNTVAIAEKCNLELNFKSVHLPQYKVPEGKTRESYLRDLVQEGLKRRYENIDKAIIHRVEHELKIIENFGYPSYFLIVWDLVNYAKEHSIPVGPGRGSAAGSVVSYALGITDIDPLKYDLLFERFLNPERISLPDIDIDFCYERRGEVIDYVVKKYSKENVAQIITFGTMMAKAVIRDVGRALGMAYGDVDRIAKLVPTELNITLEHAIEQEPELKTLYRTDPKITRLIDASLVLEGLTRHASTHAAGVVISEKGLVNHAPLYKTQDGQISTGYPMTSLEKIGLLKMDLLGLRTLTVISEAIKIIKRTKNTDIDFSKITSDDRKTYKLLANAESIGVFQLESSGMRDLLKKLKPEKFEDIIALLALFRPGPIGSGMLDDFMKRKHGEVEMKYDHKLLEPILKETYGVILYQEQAMRIASSLAGFTLAQADNLRRAMAKKTPEVMAQMRQHFVEGCLKNRIERRTAEKVFNLIEYFAGYGFNKSHSTAYALISFRTAYLKANYSVEFMAALLTSEKDNLDKIAIYINEAGRMGIKILPPDINESYANFTVVGDSIRFGLAAIKNVGDGAIESIIKMREKNGKFKSIYDFSGKVDPRLVNRKVVESLIKCGAMDSLGLFRSQLSAMVDKALEAAGDVHKDRLNGQLSFFEKFEDQENFKKTFQDTPNIPEWPENQLLAQEKEMIGFYITKHPLARFEKMLNTYSTCNTTQLRNMHDGDEVLIGGIISSAKFTTTKKTNEKMAIVTLEDLNGTVGVLVFPVTFAKHGGLVKPDAIVFVKGRLSLREEEPKIIANEIVTLDSVRAKYTKAILVNVLTAGLEKNSLENLKKVLSRYPGRVPVYLNFVKPDGKRTTVSASQGLLVEPHEGLVRDIEKVLGRDVVNFKV